In Halanaeroarchaeum sp. HSR-CO, one DNA window encodes the following:
- a CDS encoding mRNA surveillance protein pelota, whose product MHVSDRERREGGRTAITLVPESLDDLWHLTYVLEPGDLVSGDTHRRIQRDDEQLRDTGGEREHMYVTLEVDEVEFHKFANRLRVSGVIDECSREDQLGLHHTLNVETNEKITIEKVWQPDQLDRIEAAVEAAEQPEVAIATVEEGEAHIHTVAQYGVDEYATFTNTTGKGEFSRGREELFEDLASALTHLETDAIILAGPGFTKQDALDYIEETYPDLTDAITVVDTSAAGGRGVHEVLKRGAVDEVQEQTRIAEESALIDELMEGMATDGAVAYGIDAVQQAVEYGAVETLLVLDERLRQERAGDGDWAVDVNDLVESVDQQGGEVTVFSHEFDPGQQLRNLGGIAALLRYRLN is encoded by the coding sequence ATGCACGTTTCGGACCGGGAGCGACGAGAGGGGGGTCGGACCGCCATCACGCTCGTTCCCGAGAGCCTCGACGACCTCTGGCATCTCACGTACGTGCTGGAGCCGGGCGACCTCGTCTCGGGCGACACCCACCGCCGCATCCAGCGGGACGACGAGCAGTTACGCGACACGGGCGGGGAGCGCGAACACATGTACGTGACCCTCGAGGTCGACGAGGTCGAGTTCCACAAGTTCGCCAACCGACTGCGCGTCAGCGGCGTCATCGACGAGTGCTCGCGCGAGGACCAACTCGGGTTGCACCACACCCTCAACGTCGAGACGAACGAGAAGATCACCATCGAGAAGGTCTGGCAACCGGATCAACTTGACCGCATCGAGGCGGCCGTCGAGGCCGCAGAACAGCCCGAGGTCGCCATCGCCACCGTCGAGGAGGGGGAGGCGCACATCCACACCGTCGCCCAGTACGGCGTCGACGAGTACGCGACGTTCACGAACACGACGGGCAAAGGCGAGTTCTCACGGGGCCGCGAGGAGCTCTTCGAGGACCTCGCCAGCGCCCTCACCCACCTCGAGACCGACGCCATCATCCTCGCGGGACCGGGATTCACGAAACAGGACGCACTGGACTATATCGAGGAGACCTATCCCGACCTAACCGACGCCATCACGGTCGTCGACACGAGCGCGGCCGGCGGGCGGGGCGTCCACGAGGTCCTCAAGCGGGGGGCCGTCGACGAAGTGCAGGAGCAGACCCGCATCGCCGAGGAGTCCGCGCTGATCGACGAACTCATGGAGGGGATGGCGACCGACGGCGCGGTGGCCTACGGCATCGACGCGGTCCAGCAGGCCGTCGAATACGGTGCGGTGGAGACGCTCCTCGTCCTCGACGAACGGCTCAGACAGGAACGGGCCGGCGACGGCGACTGGGCGGTCGACGTCAACGACCTGGTCGAGTCGGTCGACCAGCAGGGCGGAGAGGTCACGGTCTTCTCCCACGAGTTCGACCCCGGCCAGCAG
- the rqcH gene encoding ribosome rescue protein RqcH has protein sequence MEPKREVSSLDLVALTRELSAYTGAKVDKAYLYGDDLVRLKMREYDRGRIELLVEVGERKRANVARPEHVPDAPGRPPNFAKMLRNRIAGADFAGVRQHGFDRILEFEFRRGDADTTIVAELFGEGNVAVLDENGDVIDSLQTVRLQSRTVAPGAQYGFPQARVNPLDLDAEAFVAHMEDSDTDVVRTLATQLNFGGLYAEEICTRAGVEKELDIADATEDDYERLFDAAERLIDPILAGEIDPRVYYEDDGRVDVTPVPLEEYAHLNSEAFDTINEALDDYFTNLDTADEQGAVDESGGPDFAAEIEQRERIIAQQEGAIEEFEADAETEREKAELVYAKYDLVDEILSTVREAREAGHGWEDIEETLADGADAGIEAAAAVVDVDGAEGMVTVVLGDYEVALDPRHGVEKNADRLYTEAKRIEEKREGALTAVENTREELADLKRRQEEWQSRDEPEETDEDEADEEIDWLSRTSIPVRKPEKWYDRFRWFRTSDGFLVIGGRNADQNEEIVQKYMEPTDRFFHAQAHGGPVTVLKTSDPSEPSKDIDVPDRSLEEAAQFAVTYSSVWKDGKFTGDAYMVDPEQVSKTPESGEYLEKGGFAIRGDRTYYEDSPVGCAVGITCEPETRVVGGPPEAIEEQTETSIRLEPGRYAQGDAAKRIYREFRDRFADTSFVRKVASPDEIQLFMPPGGSRMAD, from the coding sequence ATGGAGCCAAAGCGGGAGGTGTCCAGCCTCGACCTCGTGGCACTCACCCGAGAGCTGTCGGCGTACACCGGTGCGAAGGTCGACAAGGCCTACCTCTACGGGGACGACCTCGTTCGCCTCAAGATGCGCGAGTACGACCGGGGGCGGATCGAACTGCTCGTCGAGGTCGGCGAGCGCAAGCGGGCGAACGTCGCCCGCCCGGAACACGTCCCCGACGCCCCAGGGCGACCACCGAACTTCGCGAAGATGCTACGCAACCGGATCGCCGGCGCGGATTTCGCGGGCGTGCGCCAGCACGGCTTCGATCGTATCCTCGAGTTCGAGTTCCGACGGGGCGACGCGGACACCACCATCGTCGCCGAACTCTTCGGGGAGGGCAACGTGGCCGTTCTCGACGAGAACGGTGACGTGATCGACTCCCTCCAGACCGTCCGCCTACAGTCGCGGACCGTCGCACCGGGCGCCCAGTACGGGTTCCCGCAGGCGCGGGTGAACCCGCTCGACCTCGACGCCGAAGCGTTCGTCGCCCACATGGAGGACTCCGATACGGACGTCGTCCGCACCCTCGCGACCCAGTTGAACTTCGGTGGGCTCTACGCCGAAGAGATCTGTACCCGCGCCGGCGTCGAGAAGGAACTCGATATCGCCGACGCGACCGAAGACGATTACGAGCGGCTCTTCGACGCCGCAGAGCGGCTCATCGATCCGATCCTCGCCGGCGAGATCGACCCCCGCGTCTACTACGAGGACGATGGCCGCGTGGACGTGACGCCGGTGCCGCTCGAGGAGTACGCCCACCTGAACAGTGAGGCGTTCGATACCATCAACGAGGCACTCGACGACTACTTCACGAATCTCGACACGGCGGACGAACAGGGGGCCGTCGACGAGTCCGGGGGACCTGACTTCGCCGCGGAGATCGAACAGCGAGAGCGGATCATCGCTCAGCAGGAGGGCGCCATCGAGGAGTTCGAAGCCGACGCCGAAACCGAACGCGAGAAGGCCGAGCTCGTGTACGCAAAGTACGACCTGGTCGACGAGATCCTCTCCACCGTCAGGGAGGCACGCGAGGCTGGCCACGGCTGGGAGGACATCGAGGAGACGCTGGCCGACGGGGCCGACGCCGGTATCGAGGCCGCAGCGGCGGTCGTCGACGTTGACGGTGCAGAGGGGATGGTGACGGTGGTACTTGGCGACTACGAGGTGGCCCTCGACCCCCGACACGGCGTCGAGAAGAACGCCGACCGCCTCTACACCGAAGCCAAGCGGATCGAGGAGAAGCGCGAGGGCGCACTGACAGCCGTGGAGAACACCCGAGAGGAACTCGCCGATCTGAAACGCCGCCAGGAAGAGTGGCAATCACGGGACGAACCCGAGGAGACGGACGAAGACGAAGCGGACGAAGAGATAGACTGGCTCTCACGAACCTCGATCCCCGTCCGCAAACCCGAGAAGTGGTACGACCGGTTCCGCTGGTTCAGGACGAGCGACGGTTTCCTGGTCATCGGGGGCCGGAACGCGGACCAGAACGAGGAGATCGTCCAGAAGTACATGGAACCCACGGACCGCTTTTTCCACGCCCAGGCCCACGGCGGACCGGTGACCGTCCTGAAAACCTCCGATCCGAGCGAACCGTCCAAGGACATCGACGTGCCGGATCGAAGTCTCGAGGAGGCCGCCCAGTTCGCGGTCACCTACTCCTCGGTGTGGAAAGACGGGAAGTTCACCGGCGACGCCTACATGGTCGACCCTGAGCAGGTCTCGAAGACGCCGGAGAGCGGCGAGTACCTGGAGAAGGGGGGCTTCGCCATCAGGGGCGACCGGACGTACTACGAGGACAGCCCGGTCGGGTGTGCGGTGGGCATCACCTGTGAACCGGAGACCCGCGTGGTCGGCGGGCCACCCGAGGCCATCGAGGAACAGACCGAGACGTCGATACGGCTCGAACCGGGCCGATACGCCCAGGGCGACGCGGCAAAGCGCATCTACCGCGAGTTCCGCGACCGGTTCGCGGACACCTCCTTCGTCCGGAAGGTCGCCAGTCCGGACGAGATCCAGCTGTTCATGCCGCCCGGTGGCAGTCGCATGGCGGACTGA